From a single Pseudobutyrivibrio xylanivorans genomic region:
- a CDS encoding efflux RND transporter periplasmic adaptor subunit, with product MEAVKKFFGKIGHFLKKHIKLIIVLVIVAAIAIYVRYSMQKAKSLMEEQANQPVTTTVEQMDLQKSVSVTGTLTAKESKKVTSTIGGTLTGIKVKKVNYEVGDYVEAGEVVVEFDGQDYDRKITELNMQHNIENKESNVNIADLQKTIDDTQKNIDERKEWLDKYRTYYEAVKLHFENGQKDPYSGESEKYEEQNQVIRQRYGFTMEEYEAKEKELETWEDTIDNAKMKIELAQLKQQYAQNYTQVDAKDDVYESKDATHVSAPISGYILTMNVEEGNNYAQGNVVFTIADTSEFVVEAEVNEYDIANIQKGQPAKVKFEATGDESFDGEVTFASLASESMISTTQSASGSSVATYKVKIKMNKADERMRVGMTAKASVVMDSVKNVLCVPYDCIQKSEDDDSLFVTTIDKDGNKKNVPVTKGLESDYYVEIKGNGLEKGTTVEEIMADGPSTDLMDYVYFD from the coding sequence ATGGAAGCAGTGAAAAAGTTTTTTGGTAAGATTGGACATTTCTTGAAGAAGCACATTAAGCTGATTATCGTTTTGGTAATCGTTGCAGCAATTGCAATTTATGTGCGTTACAGCATGCAGAAGGCTAAGAGCCTTATGGAAGAGCAGGCAAACCAGCCTGTTACCACAACTGTGGAGCAGATGGATTTGCAGAAGTCAGTCAGCGTTACTGGAACTCTTACAGCAAAGGAATCTAAGAAGGTTACATCTACAATCGGCGGTACACTTACAGGCATCAAGGTAAAGAAGGTCAACTACGAGGTTGGCGATTACGTTGAGGCTGGAGAGGTAGTAGTTGAGTTCGACGGACAAGACTATGACAGAAAAATCACTGAGCTGAATATGCAGCACAACATTGAGAATAAAGAGTCTAATGTAAATATTGCTGATTTACAAAAAACTATCGATGACACTCAGAAGAACATCGATGAAAGAAAAGAATGGCTTGATAAATACAGAACTTATTATGAAGCTGTAAAACTCCACTTTGAAAATGGTCAAAAGGATCCATATTCTGGTGAGTCGGAAAAATATGAGGAGCAGAACCAGGTTATTCGTCAGCGTTATGGTTTTACGATGGAAGAATACGAGGCTAAAGAAAAGGAATTAGAGACTTGGGAAGATACAATCGATAATGCGAAGATGAAGATTGAGCTTGCACAGCTCAAGCAGCAGTATGCTCAGAACTACACACAGGTTGATGCAAAGGATGATGTATACGAGAGCAAGGATGCAACTCATGTATCAGCTCCAATTTCAGGTTATATCCTTACAATGAATGTTGAAGAGGGCAATAACTATGCTCAGGGAAATGTGGTATTTACCATAGCAGATACCAGTGAGTTCGTAGTAGAAGCAGAGGTTAATGAGTACGATATTGCAAATATTCAAAAGGGACAGCCTGCAAAGGTTAAGTTCGAGGCAACAGGAGATGAGTCCTTTGATGGCGAGGTTACATTTGCTTCACTTGCATCTGAAAGCATGATTTCTACAACACAGTCAGCTTCGGGTTCAAGCGTTGCTACCTACAAAGTAAAGATTAAGATGAATAAGGCAGATGAGCGCATGCGAGTTGGTATGACAGCAAAGGCCAGCGTAGTTATGGATTCAGTTAAGAATGTTCTTTGTGTTCCATACGATTGTATTCAGAAATCTGAAGATGATGACAGCCTCTTTGTTACAACTATCGATAAGGATGGCAACAAGAAAAATGTTCCAGTTACAAAGGGACTTGAGAGTGACTATTATGTTGAAATCAAGGGTAATGGACTTGAAAAGGGCACAACTGTTGAGGAAATTATGGCAGACGGCCCAAGTACTGATTTGATGGATTATGTATATTTCGATTAG
- a CDS encoding ABC transporter ATP-binding protein — MSDKMMLDLRDIHKSFFIGTPNEFEVLHGLNFSVNEGEFVSIVGQSGSGKSTLMNIIGALDRPTSGEYTLDGIDIEKAKDAELSELRNRKIGFVFQTYNLIARTSALKNVELPMMYAGMGRGERTERAKMLLEQVEMSDRMMHKPDELSGGQKQRVAIARAMANDPAIILADEPTGALDSATGRLIMDIFHRLHEEQGKTIILITHSPELSSETQRIITLKDGHIIGESKGGR, encoded by the coding sequence ATGTCAGACAAAATGATGCTGGACCTTCGTGATATACATAAAAGCTTTTTCATTGGAACACCTAACGAATTTGAGGTGCTTCACGGACTGAATTTTTCGGTCAACGAAGGCGAATTTGTCTCAATTGTTGGACAGTCGGGTTCAGGTAAATCCACATTGATGAATATTATCGGTGCCTTGGACCGCCCTACATCTGGAGAATACACTCTTGATGGTATAGATATTGAGAAAGCGAAGGATGCTGAGCTTTCAGAGCTTAGAAACAGAAAAATAGGTTTCGTTTTTCAGACCTACAACCTTATTGCAAGGACAAGTGCTCTTAAAAATGTTGAACTTCCTATGATGTATGCAGGAATGGGGCGAGGTGAGCGAACTGAGCGCGCGAAGATGCTACTTGAGCAGGTGGAGATGAGCGATAGAATGATGCATAAGCCTGACGAGCTTTCAGGTGGTCAGAAGCAGCGTGTGGCAATAGCAAGAGCCATGGCAAATGACCCTGCAATCATTCTGGCAGATGAGCCTACAGGTGCTCTTGATTCTGCAACAGGTCGTCTTATCATGGATATTTTCCACAGGCTTCACGAGGAACAGGGCAAGACTATTATTTTGATTACCCACTCTCCAGAGCTTTCAAGTGAGACACAGCGAATCATCACCCTGAAGGACGGTCATATCATTGGTGAATCAAAGGGGGGCAGATAA
- a CDS encoding GntR family transcriptional regulator, with amino-acid sequence MQYDSKTPIYMQVITAIKLDIINERIKCGEKLPSSRDLAVKYTINPNTAARVYQELEREGVCYTKRGMGTFVTEDAERIQSCRHEMAQSCLNDFLKHIFELGISKEEAIDMINKTE; translated from the coding sequence ATGCAGTATGATTCAAAAACACCCATTTATATGCAAGTAATCACTGCAATCAAGCTTGACATAATAAATGAGCGAATCAAGTGTGGTGAGAAGCTTCCTTCCAGCAGGGACTTGGCGGTAAAGTACACTATCAACCCAAACACTGCTGCCAGAGTATACCAGGAGCTGGAGCGAGAGGGAGTTTGCTACACCAAAAGAGGGATGGGCACATTTGTCACAGAGGATGCTGAAAGGATTCAGTCCTGCAGACATGAGATGGCCCAAAGTTGCCTGAACGATTTCCTTAAGCATATTTTTGAGCTTGGAATTTCAAAGGAAGAGGCAATCGATATGATTAACAAAACTGAATAA
- a CDS encoding ABC transporter ATP-binding protein, whose translation MLESIDVTKKYRGKTAVDGISMKLEPGHIYAMLGPNGSGKTTWMKMAAALTKPTSGNIYFDGQPVGVASRSKIAYMSTEPFFYDWMTIEDVGKYYQDFFEDFSMGRFKEMLSEMELESKQKCRELSSGMLAKLKVAVTMARDAVVYMLDEPLNGIDLLARDAVVNVIIRHAGEGKIILVSSHLVEEMESFVDRAVFVHAGKLVGIYDVEELRQAQGISLADKYRKVYSSVVGGELWWEN comes from the coding sequence ATGTTAGAAAGCATTGATGTTACAAAAAAATATCGTGGAAAAACTGCGGTTGACGGTATTTCCATGAAGCTTGAGCCGGGACATATATATGCAATGCTTGGCCCAAACGGAAGTGGTAAAACTACTTGGATGAAGATGGCGGCAGCGCTTACAAAGCCTACATCAGGCAACATATACTTCGATGGGCAGCCAGTGGGGGTTGCTAGCAGAAGCAAAATCGCTTACATGTCTACAGAGCCATTCTTTTATGATTGGATGACAATTGAGGATGTGGGTAAGTATTATCAGGATTTCTTTGAGGATTTTTCTATGGGAAGATTCAAAGAAATGCTTAGTGAAATGGAGCTTGAGTCTAAGCAGAAGTGTAGAGAGCTTTCATCAGGTATGCTTGCAAAGCTAAAGGTTGCGGTTACCATGGCGAGAGATGCAGTGGTATATATGCTGGACGAACCTCTTAACGGAATCGATCTGCTTGCGAGAGATGCAGTTGTCAATGTAATTATCAGACATGCCGGAGAGGGCAAGATTATTTTGGTTTCCAGTCACCTTGTGGAAGAAATGGAATCATTTGTTGATCGTGCAGTTTTCGTTCATGCAGGAAAGCTTGTTGGAATTTATGATGTTGAGGAGCTGAGACAGGCTCAGGGTATTTCCCTTGCAGACAAATACAGGAAGGTTTATAGCAGCGTTGTTGGAGGTGAATTGTGGTGGGAAAACTAA